One segment of Mycolicibacterium neworleansense DNA contains the following:
- a CDS encoding nitroreductase family deazaflavin-dependent oxidoreductase, protein MTDIDPDFDKSELVADVAALDNFNRNVVEEFRANGGKVGGPFEGGTLLLLHTTGARSGQPRLSPLAYLEVDGRMLIVGSYAGGPKDPAWVHNLRANPKARIEVGTDAYDVVSRELPADERDAAYPKIVEAAPVFAEYQAKTSRAIPLFELVRA, encoded by the coding sequence ATGACCGATATCGATCCTGATTTCGACAAGAGCGAACTGGTCGCCGACGTGGCGGCCCTCGACAACTTCAACCGCAACGTGGTCGAGGAATTCCGGGCCAACGGCGGCAAGGTGGGTGGGCCCTTCGAGGGTGGCACCCTGTTGCTGCTGCACACCACGGGAGCCAGGTCGGGTCAGCCTCGGCTGTCCCCGCTGGCGTACCTCGAGGTGGACGGCCGCATGCTGATCGTCGGTTCCTACGCAGGCGGGCCCAAGGATCCGGCGTGGGTGCACAACCTGCGGGCAAACCCCAAGGCCCGTATCGAGGTCGGCACCGACGCCTACGACGTCGTCTCGCGGGAGCTGCCCGCAGACGAGCGGGACGCGGCCTATCCGAAGATCGTCGAGGCCGCACCGGTGTTCGCCGAATACCAGGCCAAGACCAGCCGGGCCATCCCGCTGTTCGAGCTGGTCCGCGCGTAA
- a CDS encoding thiolase family protein gives MTGYADRDAVIVGAVRTPIGKGKANGALHGVLPADLLAHSLRELITRTGVDPALVDDVIAGAVTQVGDQAVNIARNALLGAGFPESVPGTTVDRQCGSSQQAISFAAQGVLAGAYDIVIAAGVESMSRVPMGSSVLPGSDPFGLDMAARYPDGLVPQGISAELIAAKWGFSRAQLDEFSAGSHEKAALATKDGLFDAELAPVAGLTTDEIIRPGTTVDTLSGLKPAFYNDAYAARFPQINWEITPGNSSPLSDGSAAVMITSGATARRLGLKPLARIHTTTVVGSDPLYMLTGVIPATEKVLTRAGLTQADIDLFEVNEAFAPVVLAWAHDTGADLGKTNVNGGAIAIGHPLGASGARIMTTLVNALEQRGGRYGLQTMCEGGGMANATIIERL, from the coding sequence ATGACCGGATATGCAGATCGCGACGCAGTCATCGTCGGAGCGGTCCGGACCCCGATCGGCAAAGGCAAGGCCAACGGCGCACTGCACGGTGTCCTGCCGGCCGACCTGCTGGCCCACAGCCTGCGGGAGCTGATCACCCGCACCGGAGTCGACCCAGCCCTCGTCGATGACGTCATCGCCGGAGCGGTCACCCAGGTCGGCGACCAGGCCGTCAACATTGCGCGCAACGCCCTGCTGGGCGCGGGCTTCCCGGAGAGCGTTCCGGGGACCACCGTGGACCGCCAGTGCGGCAGCAGCCAGCAGGCGATCAGCTTCGCCGCCCAAGGTGTGCTGGCCGGTGCCTACGACATCGTGATCGCCGCGGGTGTGGAGTCCATGTCGCGGGTGCCGATGGGCAGTTCGGTACTGCCGGGCAGCGACCCGTTCGGCCTCGACATGGCCGCGCGCTATCCGGACGGCCTTGTCCCACAAGGCATCAGCGCGGAGCTGATCGCAGCCAAGTGGGGGTTCTCCCGCGCTCAGCTCGACGAGTTCTCCGCGGGCAGCCACGAGAAGGCGGCCCTGGCCACCAAGGACGGACTGTTCGACGCCGAACTCGCCCCCGTCGCCGGGTTGACCACCGACGAGATCATCCGGCCGGGGACGACGGTCGACACCTTGTCCGGGCTGAAGCCGGCGTTCTACAACGACGCCTATGCCGCCCGCTTTCCGCAGATCAACTGGGAGATCACCCCGGGCAACTCATCGCCACTGTCCGACGGTAGTGCGGCGGTGATGATCACGAGCGGCGCGACGGCGCGACGGCTCGGCCTGAAGCCGCTGGCACGCATCCACACCACGACGGTCGTGGGCTCCGATCCGCTCTACATGCTGACCGGTGTCATCCCGGCCACCGAAAAGGTCTTGACGCGTGCGGGTTTGACGCAGGCAGACATCGACCTGTTCGAGGTCAACGAGGCATTCGCCCCGGTGGTGCTGGCCTGGGCGCACGACACAGGTGCCGATCTGGGCAAGACGAATGTCAACGGCGGGGCGATCGCGATCGGCCACCCACTGGGCGCCAGCGGGGCGCGCATCATGACCACCCTGGTCAATGCGCTCGAACAACGTGGCGGGCGCTACGGCCTGCAGACCATGTGTGAGGGCGGCGGCATGGCCAACGCCACCATCATCGAGCGGCTGTAG
- the aspS gene encoding aspartate--tRNA ligase, translated as MLRSHAAGSLRAADAGQTVTLAGWVARRRDHGGVIFIDLRDASGVSQVVFREGDVLAAAHRLRAEFCVAVTGVVEVRPEGNENPEIPTGKIEVNATSLTVLSESAPLPFQLDETAGEEARLKYRYLDLRREGPGNAIRLRSKVNAAARGVLDEHDFVEIETPTLTRSTPEGARDFLVPARLQPGSFYALPQSPQLFKQLLMVAGMERYYQIARCYRDEDFRADRQPEFTQLDMELSFVDADDVMGIAEQVLKAVWSTIGYELPLPLPRISYAEAMRRFGSDKPDLRFGVELIECTEYFKDTPFRVFQAPYVGAVVMSGGASQPRRTLDGWQEFAKQRGHKGLAYVLIGEDGTLGGPVAKNLTDAERDGLAAHVGAEPGDCVFFAAGPARTARALLGATRIEIAKRLDLIDPAAWAFTWVVDFPMFEPADVATASGDVAVGSGAWTAVHHAFTAPKVESEDTFDTDPGSALSDAYDIVCNGNEIGGGSIRIHRRDIQERVFAMMGIDHDEAQDKFGFLLDAFAFGAPPHGGIAFGWDRITALLAGVDSIREVIAFPKSGGGVDPLTDAPAPITPQQRKESGIDAKPEELKKS; from the coding sequence GTGCTGCGCAGTCATGCCGCCGGTTCATTGCGGGCCGCGGATGCCGGTCAAACGGTCACTTTGGCGGGATGGGTGGCGCGTCGCCGCGATCACGGCGGCGTCATCTTCATCGACCTGCGCGACGCGTCGGGCGTGTCTCAGGTAGTGTTCCGCGAAGGTGACGTGCTGGCCGCCGCGCACCGGTTGCGCGCCGAGTTCTGCGTCGCCGTCACCGGCGTCGTCGAGGTCCGTCCGGAGGGCAACGAGAACCCCGAAATCCCCACCGGGAAGATCGAGGTGAACGCCACCTCGCTGACCGTACTGTCCGAGAGCGCCCCACTGCCGTTCCAGCTCGATGAGACCGCCGGCGAGGAAGCCCGGCTCAAGTACCGCTACCTGGATCTGCGCCGTGAGGGCCCGGGCAACGCAATTCGCTTGCGCTCCAAGGTGAACGCCGCCGCCCGCGGGGTGCTGGACGAACATGACTTCGTCGAGATCGAAACCCCGACTCTGACCCGTTCCACCCCCGAAGGCGCCCGCGACTTCCTGGTGCCCGCGCGCCTGCAGCCCGGTTCCTTCTACGCGCTGCCGCAGAGCCCGCAGTTGTTCAAGCAGCTGCTCATGGTGGCGGGCATGGAGCGCTACTACCAGATCGCCCGTTGCTACCGCGACGAGGACTTCCGCGCGGACCGTCAGCCCGAGTTCACCCAGCTGGACATGGAGTTGAGCTTCGTCGACGCCGACGACGTGATGGGAATCGCCGAGCAGGTGCTCAAGGCGGTCTGGTCGACCATCGGTTACGAGCTGCCGCTGCCGTTGCCGCGGATCAGCTACGCCGAGGCGATGCGCCGGTTCGGTTCCGACAAGCCCGACCTGCGGTTCGGCGTCGAACTCATCGAGTGCACCGAGTACTTCAAGGACACCCCGTTCCGGGTGTTCCAGGCGCCGTATGTGGGCGCTGTCGTGATGTCCGGCGGGGCGTCGCAGCCGCGCCGCACCCTCGACGGCTGGCAGGAGTTCGCCAAGCAACGCGGCCACAAGGGGCTGGCCTACGTGCTGATCGGCGAGGACGGGACGCTGGGCGGCCCGGTGGCCAAGAACCTCACCGATGCCGAGCGTGACGGCCTGGCCGCCCATGTCGGGGCCGAGCCCGGTGACTGCGTGTTCTTCGCGGCGGGCCCGGCCCGTACGGCGCGTGCGCTGCTCGGTGCCACCCGCATCGAGATCGCCAAGCGCCTGGACCTGATCGACCCGGCCGCCTGGGCGTTCACCTGGGTGGTGGACTTCCCGATGTTCGAGCCCGCCGATGTGGCGACCGCCTCGGGTGACGTGGCGGTGGGTTCGGGTGCCTGGACCGCCGTGCACCACGCCTTCACCGCGCCGAAGGTCGAGTCGGAGGACACCTTCGACACCGATCCGGGCAGCGCGTTGTCCGACGCCTACGACATCGTCTGCAACGGCAACGAGATCGGTGGCGGCTCGATCCGTATCCACCGGCGCGACATCCAGGAGCGGGTGTTCGCGATGATGGGCATCGACCACGACGAAGCCCAGGACAAGTTCGGATTCCTGTTGGACGCCTTCGCCTTCGGTGCCCCGCCCCACGGCGGGATCGCCTTCGGCTGGGACCGCATCACCGCGCTGCTGGCCGGGGTCGACTCGATCCGCGAGGTCATCGCGTTCCCCAAGTCAGGCGGCGGCGTCGACCCGCTGACCGATGCGCCCGCGCCGATCACCCCGCAGCAGCGCAAGGAATCGGGAATAGACGCCAAGCCTGAGGAGCTCAAGAAGTCATGA
- a CDS encoding transglutaminase family protein: MGIKVALEHRTSYTFDRLVEVHPHVIRLRPAPHSRTPIEAYSLTVEPAGHFINWQQDMFGNFLARLVFPDRTRTLTVTVGLIADLKVINPFDFFIEDYAEHFGFEYPKALLEDLKPYLRPVDEDGEGSGPGDLVTAWVSNFTVPPGTRTIDFLVALNRAVHADVGYSVRMEPGVQTPDVTLRTGIGSCRDSAWLLVSILRRLGLAARFVSGYLVQLAADVEALDGPSGPPADFTDLHAWAEAYIPGAGWIGLDPTSGLFAGEGHIPLSATPHPESAAPITGATGPCESTLEFANVVTRVHEDPRVTLPYTDAAWASIMELGAAVDQRLADGDVRLTVGGEPTFVSIDNQIDPEWTTDADGEHKRERASVLAARLKQVWAPGGLIQRSQGKWYPGEPLPRWQIGLYWRRDGQPLWKDATLLADPWGGEVDAPADDTGQRLLAAVAADFDLPASQVRPAYEDALSRLAAAVRQPSGDPVSAADDLADDTPDARAALLARLDASVDQPAAYLLPLHRRDDGAGWASADWQLRRGRIVLTAGDSPAGLRLPLDAISWCPAPPAFDADPLTRRDERGPAGDTAAVETADNVPTTALVAEIRSGFLHVYLPPTEELDDFVDLVARVESAAAEVGTSVVIEGYGPPPDPRIAAMTITPDPGVIEVNVAPTAGFAEQREQLETLYAEARQARLSTESFDVDGTHGGTGGGNHITLGGITPADSPLLRRPDLLVSLLTYWQRHPALSYLFAGRFVGTTSQAPRVDEGRSEALYELEIAFAEIARLTEHGVAPWVTDRALRHLLTDITGNTHRAEFCIDKLYSPDSARGRLGLLELRGFEMPPHFQMAMVQSLLVRALVAKFWERPLRAPLIRHGANLHGRYLLPHFLIQDIAQVAADLRAHGIDFDTSWLDPFTEFRFPRLGTAVYDGVEIELRGAIEPWNTLGEESTAGGTARYVDSSVERVQVRLVGADRHRYIVTANGHPIPLLATDNPDIQVGGVRFRAWQPPSALHPTITVDGPLRFELVDVATGTSRGGCTYHVAHPGGRSYDTPPVNAVEAESRRGRRFEVTGFTPGVIDLADLREKQARQSTDLGAPGILDLRRVRTVLN, translated from the coding sequence ATGGGGATCAAAGTGGCGCTGGAGCACCGCACCAGCTACACCTTCGACCGTTTGGTGGAGGTGCATCCACACGTCATCCGGTTACGTCCGGCGCCACACTCACGTACCCCGATCGAGGCGTACTCGCTGACCGTGGAGCCGGCGGGGCACTTCATCAACTGGCAACAGGATATGTTCGGTAACTTCTTGGCCCGCTTGGTGTTTCCGGATCGCACCCGTACTCTGACCGTCACGGTGGGGCTGATCGCCGACCTCAAGGTGATCAACCCGTTCGACTTCTTCATCGAGGACTACGCCGAGCATTTCGGGTTCGAATACCCCAAAGCCCTGCTGGAGGATCTCAAGCCGTACCTGCGTCCGGTCGACGAGGACGGCGAAGGATCCGGGCCGGGGGACCTCGTGACCGCGTGGGTGAGCAACTTCACCGTGCCGCCCGGCACGCGCACCATCGATTTTCTGGTCGCGCTCAACCGGGCCGTGCACGCCGACGTCGGCTATTCGGTCCGGATGGAACCCGGCGTCCAGACTCCCGATGTCACGCTGCGCACCGGAATCGGGTCGTGCCGCGATTCGGCATGGCTGCTGGTGTCGATCCTGCGCCGGCTCGGCCTGGCGGCCCGGTTCGTCTCGGGCTACCTGGTCCAGCTCGCTGCGGACGTGGAGGCCCTCGACGGTCCGTCGGGCCCGCCCGCAGACTTCACGGATCTGCATGCCTGGGCCGAGGCCTACATCCCCGGCGCCGGGTGGATCGGCCTGGATCCGACGTCAGGGCTGTTCGCCGGAGAAGGACACATCCCACTTTCTGCCACGCCCCACCCGGAGTCGGCGGCGCCCATCACCGGTGCCACCGGGCCGTGCGAATCCACTCTGGAGTTCGCCAATGTGGTCACCCGCGTCCACGAGGACCCGCGGGTCACGCTGCCCTACACCGACGCGGCCTGGGCATCGATCATGGAACTCGGCGCCGCGGTGGACCAGCGCCTGGCCGATGGCGACGTGCGGCTCACCGTCGGAGGCGAGCCGACGTTCGTCTCGATCGACAATCAGATCGACCCGGAGTGGACCACCGATGCCGACGGCGAGCACAAGCGCGAACGCGCCTCGGTGCTTGCGGCACGGCTCAAACAGGTGTGGGCCCCGGGCGGGCTGATCCAGCGCAGTCAGGGCAAGTGGTATCCGGGAGAACCCTTGCCGCGCTGGCAAATCGGCCTGTACTGGCGCAGGGACGGCCAACCGCTGTGGAAGGACGCGACGCTGCTGGCCGATCCATGGGGCGGGGAGGTGGACGCGCCGGCCGACGACACCGGTCAGCGACTCCTCGCCGCCGTGGCCGCCGACTTCGACCTGCCGGCCAGTCAGGTGCGACCGGCATATGAGGATGCGTTGAGCCGGTTGGCCGCCGCGGTGCGTCAGCCGTCCGGAGATCCGGTGTCCGCAGCTGACGATCTGGCCGATGACACCCCTGACGCCAGGGCGGCGCTGCTGGCCCGGCTCGATGCATCCGTCGATCAGCCTGCCGCCTACCTTCTGCCCCTGCACCGGCGCGACGACGGCGCCGGTTGGGCCAGCGCCGACTGGCAGCTGCGCCGGGGGAGGATCGTGCTGACCGCGGGCGATTCCCCCGCCGGTCTGCGGCTGCCGCTGGATGCGATCAGCTGGTGTCCTGCACCCCCGGCGTTCGACGCCGATCCGCTGACGCGGCGCGACGAGCGGGGACCTGCAGGGGATACGGCGGCGGTGGAAACCGCCGACAACGTGCCCACTACCGCGCTGGTCGCCGAGATCCGGTCCGGATTCCTCCATGTCTACCTGCCACCGACCGAGGAGCTCGACGACTTCGTCGACCTGGTGGCCCGCGTCGAGTCCGCGGCCGCCGAGGTGGGCACCTCAGTTGTGATCGAGGGTTACGGGCCACCGCCCGACCCTCGCATCGCCGCGATGACCATCACGCCGGATCCCGGCGTCATCGAGGTGAACGTCGCGCCCACCGCCGGCTTCGCCGAGCAGCGGGAGCAGCTGGAAACGCTCTACGCCGAGGCCAGGCAGGCTCGCCTGTCCACCGAGTCGTTCGATGTGGACGGCACGCACGGCGGAACCGGCGGCGGCAACCACATCACGCTCGGCGGCATCACCCCGGCCGATTCACCGCTGCTTCGGCGGCCCGACCTGCTGGTGTCGCTGCTCACCTACTGGCAGCGTCACCCGGCGCTGTCCTATCTGTTCGCCGGCCGGTTCGTCGGCACCACCTCTCAGGCGCCGCGGGTGGACGAGGGTCGCTCGGAAGCGCTGTACGAGCTGGAGATCGCGTTCGCCGAGATCGCGCGCCTGACCGAACACGGGGTCGCGCCGTGGGTCACGGACCGCGCCCTGCGCCACCTCCTGACCGACATCACCGGCAATACCCACCGCGCCGAATTCTGCATCGACAAGCTCTACAGCCCCGACAGTGCACGCGGCCGGTTGGGCCTGTTGGAGCTGCGCGGATTCGAGATGCCGCCGCATTTCCAGATGGCGATGGTGCAGTCGCTGCTGGTGCGAGCTCTGGTGGCCAAGTTCTGGGAGCGGCCGCTGCGCGCCCCGCTGATCCGGCACGGTGCCAACCTGCATGGCCGATACTTGCTGCCGCACTTTTTGATTCAGGACATCGCACAGGTCGCCGCGGATCTGCGGGCACACGGGATCGACTTCGACACCAGCTGGCTCGACCCATTCACCGAGTTCCGGTTCCCCCGGCTCGGGACCGCGGTCTACGACGGCGTGGAGATCGAGCTGCGCGGCGCGATCGAACCGTGGAACACCCTCGGTGAGGAGTCGACCGCGGGCGGCACCGCCCGCTATGTGGATTCTTCGGTGGAGCGGGTCCAGGTGCGGTTGGTCGGCGCGGACCGGCACCGCTACATCGTCACTGCCAACGGGCACCCGATTCCGCTGCTGGCCACGGACAATCCCGACATCCAGGTGGGCGGAGTGCGGTTCCGCGCGTGGCAGCCGCCGAGTGCGCTGCACCCGACGATCACCGTGGACGGACCGTTGCGGTTCGAGCTCGTCGACGTCGCGACGGGCACGTCGCGCGGCGGGTGCACCTACCACGTCGCCCATCCGGGCGGACGGTCCTACGACACCCCTCCGGTCAATGCGGTCGAGGCCGAATCGCGGCGGGGCCGCAGATTCGAGGTGACGGGATTCACCCCCGGGGTCATCGACCTGGCCGACCTGCGGGAGAAGCAGGCACGTCAATCGACTGATCTCGGCGCGCCCGGAATTCTGGATCTTCGCCGGGTGCGTACCGTTCTTAACTGA
- a CDS encoding GAP family protein — MWPATMWSTVLVMAAVAAIDPLRIGVVAFMLSRTHPVRLLLPFFLFAFTANVAVGAAVVLGFKNATSDGGASMPPGVEIGIGAVALVIAVLSATGQLERLVNRVRAGRKVPASVGEHGTETPPEDVPGLSKLPAGMQAALRGEAPWAAALLGLINGFPTPYYLAAMAAALTSGAALAEQMAALVVFNLVGFLAAIIPIISFWVAPEATRSGVERVYQWMGTHHRLVVAAIAGAVGVFFLAMGVSHL; from the coding sequence ATGTGGCCGGCCACGATGTGGAGCACCGTGCTGGTGATGGCCGCCGTGGCGGCCATCGACCCCCTGCGAATCGGGGTCGTTGCCTTCATGCTGTCGCGGACCCATCCGGTGCGGTTGCTGCTCCCGTTCTTCCTCTTCGCCTTCACCGCCAACGTCGCGGTCGGCGCCGCGGTGGTGCTCGGGTTCAAGAACGCCACCAGCGACGGCGGAGCCTCGATGCCGCCCGGCGTGGAGATCGGCATCGGCGCCGTGGCGCTGGTGATCGCCGTCCTTTCCGCAACCGGACAGCTCGAACGCCTGGTCAACCGGGTGCGTGCCGGCCGCAAGGTCCCAGCGTCAGTGGGCGAACACGGCACCGAGACGCCTCCGGAAGACGTGCCCGGTCTGTCGAAACTGCCGGCGGGTATGCAGGCCGCGCTGCGCGGTGAGGCCCCGTGGGCCGCCGCCTTGTTGGGCCTGATCAACGGTTTTCCCACGCCCTACTACCTGGCGGCCATGGCCGCCGCCCTCACCTCGGGCGCCGCATTGGCCGAGCAGATGGCGGCGCTGGTCGTGTTCAACCTGGTCGGTTTCCTGGCGGCCATCATCCCGATCATCAGTTTCTGGGTTGCGCCGGAGGCCACCCGGTCAGGCGTCGAGCGGGTCTACCAGTGGATGGGAACCCACCATCGGCTGGTCGTGGCGGCCATCGCCGGTGCGGTCGGCGTGTTCTTCCTCGCCATGGGTGTCAGCCACTTGTGA
- a CDS encoding winged helix-turn-helix transcriptional regulator, giving the protein MGFDSVGMLQGKLADRDSWSAVGHCPIERTMAFAGTKSAMLIMREAFYGTTRFDDFARRVGITKAATSARLSDLVAAGLLAKRPYREPGQRERDEYVLTESGTDFMPVVWAMFEWGRKHLNDTGLRLAHDGCGALAGVEIRCDEGHRVPPEELVVRFERST; this is encoded by the coding sequence ATGGGGTTTGATTCCGTGGGAATGCTGCAGGGCAAGCTCGCCGACCGAGACAGTTGGTCGGCGGTGGGCCATTGCCCGATCGAGAGGACCATGGCGTTCGCGGGCACCAAGTCGGCGATGCTGATCATGCGCGAGGCCTTCTACGGCACCACCAGATTCGACGATTTCGCCCGCCGGGTCGGGATCACCAAGGCGGCAACCTCCGCGCGCCTGTCCGACCTGGTGGCGGCCGGATTGCTGGCCAAGCGGCCCTATCGCGAACCCGGCCAGCGCGAGCGCGACGAGTACGTACTCACCGAATCCGGCACCGACTTCATGCCGGTGGTGTGGGCCATGTTCGAGTGGGGTCGCAAACATCTCAATGACACCGGGCTGCGGCTCGCACACGACGGTTGCGGTGCCCTGGCCGGAGTCGAGATCCGGTGCGACGAGGGACACCGCGTGCCGCCTGAGGAACTCGTCGTCCGCTTCGAGCGGTCCACCTGA
- a CDS encoding DUF389 domain-containing protein: MLHLRVIAPGDLRGPILNVLHGEPGVTHIVVHAGAAVEPSGDEITADVAREAADDVVARLKSLDVPHFGAITMEPLDTVLSSLAYHAEDAADGDAADAVIWDELVARTREESSLSVTYLMFLCIACLLAAVGVVTDSPVTVVGAMVVGPEFGPLAALAVALVQRRLSLARRAGAALLIGFPVAMIVTGVATLGFEALGWVQLSSISELTQVDFIFQVGPFSFVVALLAGAAGMLSLVSSKSAALVGVFISVTTVPAAGFAVVAATVGDWRVAAFSVLQLAVNLVGITAAGILVLAVYRRARSRRAVTSG; encoded by the coding sequence GTGCTGCACTTACGCGTCATAGCGCCAGGCGACCTGCGGGGGCCGATCCTCAACGTCCTGCACGGCGAGCCGGGAGTCACCCACATCGTGGTGCACGCCGGAGCAGCGGTGGAGCCTTCGGGGGACGAGATCACCGCCGACGTCGCCAGGGAGGCTGCCGACGATGTGGTCGCGCGCTTGAAATCCCTTGATGTACCGCACTTCGGTGCCATCACGATGGAGCCTCTCGACACGGTGCTGTCGAGCTTGGCCTACCACGCGGAGGACGCCGCGGACGGCGACGCCGCCGACGCGGTGATCTGGGATGAGCTGGTTGCCCGAACTCGCGAGGAGTCCAGTCTCAGCGTCACCTACCTGATGTTCCTGTGCATCGCGTGCCTGCTCGCCGCTGTCGGTGTGGTCACCGATTCGCCGGTCACGGTTGTCGGTGCGATGGTCGTGGGTCCGGAGTTCGGTCCCTTGGCCGCGCTCGCGGTAGCGCTCGTCCAGCGCCGCTTGTCGCTGGCGCGGCGGGCCGGTGCCGCGCTGTTGATCGGTTTCCCAGTTGCGATGATCGTCACCGGGGTCGCCACCTTGGGTTTCGAGGCGTTGGGCTGGGTGCAACTGAGCTCCATCAGCGAGCTCACGCAGGTCGACTTCATCTTCCAAGTGGGGCCATTCTCGTTCGTCGTCGCCCTGCTGGCCGGCGCGGCCGGAATGCTCTCGCTCGTGTCTTCGAAATCGGCGGCGTTGGTGGGAGTCTTCATCTCGGTGACGACCGTGCCCGCCGCCGGCTTCGCGGTGGTGGCGGCCACGGTGGGGGACTGGCGGGTGGCGGCCTTCTCGGTGCTGCAGTTGGCCGTCAACCTGGTGGGGATCACCGCGGCCGGCATTCTGGTGCTCGCGGTGTACCGCCGCGCGAGGAGCCGCCGCGCCGTCACAAGTGGCTGA
- a CDS encoding oxidoreductase — protein MDERLREDQTVVHSPIAVIGPGAIGSTVAALLHAAGRPVVLCGRTPRDGVEVRPDDGDPILVPGPVHTDPASVDGPLDVVFLAVKDTQNAQAAAWLDRLCDEKTVVCALQNGVEQVERVSEISRYIDESHVVPAAVWISSESQPGGWVRLRSDARVVLPDTPAAATVAEAVRGTAIAVELDPDFRSAAWRKLLVNAVVGFMVLADRRAGMFRRDDVAALARRYLTECLAVARADGADLGDEVVDEIVAMLAAAPEDLTTSMLTDHQAGRRLEWDVRNGVVARKAAVHGLPTPISDVVVPLLAAAGDGPG, from the coding sequence ATGGATGAGCGCTTGCGCGAAGACCAGACGGTAGTGCACTCCCCCATCGCGGTCATCGGTCCCGGTGCCATCGGATCCACCGTCGCGGCACTGTTGCACGCAGCCGGCCGGCCGGTCGTACTGTGCGGACGGACCCCACGCGACGGCGTCGAGGTCCGACCCGACGACGGGGACCCAATCCTGGTGCCCGGCCCCGTGCATACCGATCCGGCGAGCGTCGACGGTCCGCTCGACGTGGTGTTTCTCGCTGTCAAGGACACCCAGAACGCCCAGGCCGCCGCCTGGCTGGACCGGCTGTGCGACGAGAAGACCGTGGTGTGCGCGCTACAGAACGGTGTCGAGCAGGTCGAGCGGGTGAGCGAGATCAGCCGGTACATCGACGAGTCCCACGTGGTGCCCGCCGCGGTGTGGATCTCCTCGGAGAGCCAGCCCGGCGGCTGGGTGCGGTTGCGCAGCGACGCCCGGGTGGTGCTGCCCGACACCCCGGCGGCCGCGACCGTGGCCGAGGCGGTGCGCGGTACCGCGATCGCGGTCGAACTCGATCCCGACTTCCGCAGCGCGGCCTGGCGCAAGCTGCTGGTCAACGCCGTGGTCGGCTTCATGGTGCTGGCCGACCGGCGGGCGGGAATGTTCCGCCGTGACGACGTGGCCGCGCTCGCGCGGCGTTATCTCACCGAATGCCTGGCCGTCGCCCGGGCCGACGGCGCCGACTTGGGTGATGAGGTGGTCGACGAGATCGTCGCCATGCTGGCCGCCGCGCCGGAGGACCTGACCACCTCGATGCTGACCGACCACCAGGCCGGCCGGCGGCTGGAGTGGGATGTGCGCAACGGCGTCGTCGCCCGCAAGGCGGCCGTACACGGCCTGCCCACCCCGATCAGTGACGTTGTGGTCCCCCTGTTGGCGGCGGCCGGCGACGGGCCGGGCTGA
- a CDS encoding SRPBCC family protein gives MARTYQCERVELDFIERAPFRFVSTVDLAITPEQLWEVLGDATSWPHWATVITNVEWTSPEPRGVGTTRTVTMRGHIVGDEEFLAWEPFSHMAFRFNTSTSNAISAFAEDYRVVETAEGCHLTWVMAMQPSGLAGRLGMTMGQPVMAWLFQRFLHNLRRYTDERCGK, from the coding sequence ATGGCCCGGACCTACCAGTGCGAACGCGTCGAATTGGACTTCATCGAGCGTGCGCCGTTCCGCTTCGTCAGCACCGTCGACCTCGCCATCACCCCCGAACAGCTGTGGGAGGTACTCGGGGACGCGACCTCGTGGCCACACTGGGCCACCGTGATCACCAACGTGGAGTGGACCAGCCCCGAACCCCGTGGCGTAGGCACCACCCGCACGGTCACGATGCGCGGCCACATCGTCGGCGATGAAGAATTCCTGGCTTGGGAGCCCTTCTCGCACATGGCTTTCCGATTCAACACCAGCACCTCGAACGCAATCTCGGCCTTCGCCGAGGACTACCGCGTGGTGGAGACGGCCGAAGGTTGCCACCTGACCTGGGTGATGGCCATGCAGCCCAGCGGACTGGCCGGGCGGCTCGGGATGACCATGGGCCAGCCGGTGATGGCGTGGCTGTTCCAGCGTTTCCTGCACAACCTCCGCCGCTACACCGACGAGCGGTGCGGCAAATAG